Below is a genomic region from Deltaproteobacteria bacterium.
AAGCCTGCTCTGGCAAGTCATCGTGTTTGCCATCCACTAGCTCCTTAAAACCCCGTATCGAATCTTCAAGCTTTACGTACTTTCCTTCTAACCCAGTAAACTGGGAAGCAACAAAAAATGGCTGCGAAAGAAATCGTTGAATTTTTCTAGCTCTCTCCACCACTAGCTTGTCGTCTGGCGAAAGCTCGTCCATTCCGAGAATGGCTATGATGTCTTGCAAATCTTTATACCTTTGCAAAATTCCCTGCACCTGACGCGCTACCGAGTAGTGTTCCTCGCCAATAATAGCCGGATCGAGAATTGTAGAGGTAGAGTCCAGCGGATCCACGGCTGGATAAATTCCCTGCTCCGCTATTGAGCGCGACAACACCGTAGTAGCATCGAGATGCGCAAACGTTGTCGCAGGAGCCGGATCGGTTAAATCGTCTGCTGGCACGTAAATAGCCTGCACAGAAGTAATCGAGCCGTTTTTAGTAGACGTAATGCGCTCTTGCAATTCTCCAACGTCGGTAGCAAGCGTTGGCTGATAGCCTACCGCCGAAGGCATTCGGCCCAAAAGCGCCGATACTTCAGAGCCAGCCTGCACGAAACGAAATATATTATCGACAAACAACAAAACATCTCTGCCTTCCTGATCGCGAAAATATTCCGCAGCCGTCAGCGCACTTAGCCCCACGCGGAAGCGAGCTCCTGGAGGCTCGTTCATCTGGCCATAAATCAAAGCGGCTTTATCCAACACCCCGCTTTCTTTCATCTCCATCCATAAGTCATTCCCTTCTCGCGTGCGCTCACCTACGCCCGCAAAGACTGAATAACCGCCGTGCGCCTTAGCCACGTTATTGATGAGCTCCATGATAACGACCGTCTTGCCCACGCCTGCTCCACCAAAAAGGCCAATTTTTCCACCTTTTACGTATGGCGCGAGGAGATCGATTACCTTAATGCCAGTCTCAAATATTTCCTTTGATGTCGCCTGATCTTCAAATTTAGGTGCTACTCTGTGAATCGGCCAATAGACATCTGTTTTAACTGGCCCAGCCTCGTCCACAGGCCTTCCCACTACATCGATAATTCTTCCCAAACTACCCTGTCCAACTGGCACTTTAATCGGGCCACCCGTATCTTTTACTAATGCTCCCCTTACTAAACCGTCGGTAGAATCCATGGCGATACATCGGACCATGTTATCTCCGATGTGCAAGCCCACTTCTACCGTGAGATTGTCTTCTGTGTCGTCTATTGCTGAATTTGTAATCTTTAAGGCGTGATGTATTTCCGGCAAACCTAGGCCTTCATCGAAGGCCACGTCTATAACAGGGCCCATGATTTGAACTACTCGACCAACCCGATTTTCAAAAGAATTATTTACATCCATATCAGCTCATTCCCTTAAACAAATTACTGAATTGCCTCAGCTCCACCAACGATATCTATGAGTTCCCTAGTAATAGTGCTCTGTCTAGCGCGGTTGTAATATAGTTTTAGCTTGTCTATTAGTTCGCTCGCATTGCTAGTTGCCGAATCCATAGCAGTCATGCGCGACGCATTTTCACTCGCCTTTGCCTCCAGCCCTGCCTGCAAAAGTCGCGTCCGAACCAACATTGGGACTAATTCGCTTAAAATTACTCCTGGCTCCGGGCTATACCCCACAGGCGAGATAAGCAATTGCGGATCGAGCTTTTCTTCCTCGGCATTTGCACGACCCGAGCCACCACTACCTGAAATACCCTCCCCAGCCGCCGAATGAAGAACATCAAATGGCA
It encodes:
- the atpD gene encoding F0F1 ATP synthase subunit beta — translated: MDVNNSFENRVGRVVQIMGPVIDVAFDEGLGLPEIHHALKITNSAIDDTEDNLTVEVGLHIGDNMVRCIAMDSTDGLVRGALVKDTGGPIKVPVGQGSLGRIIDVVGRPVDEAGPVKTDVYWPIHRVAPKFEDQATSKEIFETGIKVIDLLAPYVKGGKIGLFGGAGVGKTVVIMELINNVAKAHGGYSVFAGVGERTREGNDLWMEMKESGVLDKAALIYGQMNEPPGARFRVGLSALTAAEYFRDQEGRDVLLFVDNIFRFVQAGSEVSALLGRMPSAVGYQPTLATDVGELQERITSTKNGSITSVQAIYVPADDLTDPAPATTFAHLDATTVLSRSIAEQGIYPAVDPLDSTSTILDPAIIGEEHYSVARQVQGILQRYKDLQDIIAILGMDELSPDDKLVVERARKIQRFLSQPFFVASQFTGLEGKYVKLEDSIRGFKELVDGKHDDLPEQAFYLVGSIEEAREKANKMAKKAA